The following are encoded together in the Bdellovibrio sp. ArHS genome:
- a CDS encoding helix-turn-helix transcriptional regulator, giving the protein MKKLKIEKVREILGKRIRKKRRELDITQNELGKRIGCVTSFICEMEKGRRSMSTENLYKLECVLGPLWGNYDPEA; this is encoded by the coding sequence ATGAAAAAACTTAAAATTGAAAAAGTTAGAGAAATTCTTGGAAAACGAATTCGTAAAAAACGAAGAGAATTAGATATTACACAAAATGAACTTGGCAAAAGAATTGGATGCGTGACGAGTTTCATTTGCGAGATGGAAAAAGGCAGACGATCAATGAGTACAGAAAATTTATATAAGCTTGAATGTGTACTTGGTCCACTGTGGGGTAATTATGACCCAGAAGCTTAA
- a CDS encoding class I SAM-dependent methyltransferase, with the protein MSQFFSKESSQAYDEKNSKLAPISGAMHFLIQLVLQDLPKQARILCVGVGTGAEILSLSKVYPEWTFVGVDPAEGMLAVCRERLEQAGVLNRCELIHGYVQDVPHGENFDAVLSVLVGHFVKRDERLGFYQNMTARLREGGYLINTEISFDLNSAQFPLMLKNWEQVQALMGATPESLATLPKQLKDMLTVLSTPETEDLLRQSGIAIPVRFFQAFMISGWYGKKWCE; encoded by the coding sequence ATGTCACAGTTTTTTTCCAAAGAATCCTCGCAGGCCTATGATGAGAAGAACAGCAAGCTGGCTCCTATTTCAGGGGCTATGCATTTTTTAATTCAACTAGTTTTGCAGGATTTGCCTAAGCAGGCACGCATCCTGTGTGTCGGTGTTGGAACGGGCGCAGAAATATTGTCATTGTCAAAGGTCTATCCTGAATGGACCTTTGTGGGAGTGGATCCTGCTGAAGGCATGTTGGCAGTGTGCCGTGAGCGCCTAGAGCAAGCCGGCGTTTTGAATCGCTGTGAGCTTATTCATGGATATGTTCAAGATGTTCCTCATGGCGAAAACTTCGACGCTGTTTTAAGTGTTCTCGTGGGTCACTTTGTAAAGCGAGACGAGCGTTTGGGTTTTTATCAAAATATGACCGCACGTCTTCGTGAAGGCGGTTATCTGATCAACACCGAGATCAGCTTTGATCTGAACTCTGCCCAATTCCCCCTGATGCTAAAGAACTGGGAGCAGGTGCAAGCTCTGATGGGTGCCACTCCTGAATCTTTAGCGACACTTCCGAAGCAACTGAAGGATATGCTCACTGTGCTTTCAACGCCAGAAACAGAGGATCTGTTGCGCCAAAGTGGGATTGCAATTCCCGTTCGATTTTTTCAAGCTTTTATGATTTCAGGATGGTATGGAAAAAAATGGTGCGAATAA
- a CDS encoding response regulator transcription factor, producing the protein MAKILLIEDNLTNQLVVKETLSTHDVICANTLKEATLHITSPFDLVILDVQLPDGSGFDFYMHHHAQLQDIPVIILTVHGEVHDKVIGFSLGAEDYVTKPFEPVEFRARIEAKLRKKNKHNESAVLKIDGLHFDLTMQKISCETPDLTKNLDTTSIEFKILLYLAKHRDTVITRQQLLDQVWGGSTTVVDRAIDTHMSKLRKKLDGTPWEIKSVYGSGYRFEKQS; encoded by the coding sequence ATGGCGAAAATATTACTTATTGAGGACAACCTGACCAATCAACTGGTGGTTAAAGAAACTCTTTCAACCCACGATGTAATATGCGCAAACACACTTAAAGAAGCGACCTTACATATCACTTCACCTTTTGATTTGGTGATTCTGGATGTGCAACTTCCCGACGGCAGCGGGTTTGATTTTTACATGCATCATCACGCACAACTTCAGGACATTCCAGTGATCATCCTCACTGTGCACGGCGAGGTGCACGACAAGGTTATTGGCTTCTCTTTAGGTGCCGAGGATTATGTCACCAAACCTTTTGAGCCTGTCGAGTTTCGCGCGCGGATTGAAGCCAAACTGCGCAAGAAAAACAAACACAATGAGTCGGCTGTCTTGAAAATCGACGGACTTCATTTTGACCTGACCATGCAAAAAATCAGTTGCGAAACCCCGGACCTAACGAAGAATCTCGACACCACTTCTATTGAATTTAAAATTCTTTTGTATCTTGCAAAACACCGCGACACCGTCATTACCCGACAGCAGCTTTTAGATCAGGTCTGGGGTGGCAGCACCACGGTCGTCGATCGTGCGATCGACACGCATATGTCGAAACTTCGTAAGAAGCTTGATGGCACGCCCTGGGAGATAAAATCTGTCTATGGCTCGGGCTATCGGTTCGAAAAACAATCGTAA
- a CDS encoding serine protease: protein MKRNSFVATMSVALAATFSVGFVNITPKVIYGDDNRVDVYQVTRSDIREIADSTVALIPTRDIQNQGNGLIKILASSFGTSMNLCSSEPFFDQPAAANCSGSLVGEDLIATAGHCVSNADCSRYAFVFGYKMTDAKTAPDTVSESDVYSCKEIVAREYTGAQDYALVRLDRPVRGHRVLTLAQTPARPGDAIYVVGHPSGLPTKVADGAQVRAQQGAFFTSNLDTYGGNSGSAVFNARTNEVVGILVRGAQDFTYDRTKQCTVSNKCTEAGCRGEDVTNISYIVNALKK, encoded by the coding sequence GTGAAAAGGAATTCATTCGTAGCGACAATGAGTGTCGCGCTTGCAGCAACGTTTTCAGTTGGATTTGTTAACATCACACCCAAAGTTATTTATGGTGACGACAACCGAGTCGACGTCTACCAAGTAACCAGATCGGACATTCGCGAAATCGCCGACTCTACGGTGGCTTTGATTCCCACTCGCGATATTCAAAATCAAGGAAACGGCCTTATAAAAATTCTGGCATCTTCTTTTGGAACCAGCATGAATCTATGTTCTAGTGAGCCTTTCTTCGATCAGCCAGCGGCGGCGAACTGCTCAGGTTCGTTGGTGGGTGAAGATTTAATCGCAACAGCCGGTCACTGTGTCAGCAACGCCGATTGTTCTCGTTATGCTTTCGTCTTCGGTTACAAAATGACTGACGCGAAGACCGCTCCAGACACGGTGTCTGAAAGTGATGTTTATAGCTGTAAAGAAATCGTGGCCCGTGAATACACAGGCGCGCAAGATTACGCTTTAGTGCGTTTGGATCGCCCGGTTCGCGGTCACCGCGTTTTGACTTTGGCGCAAACGCCAGCGCGACCTGGTGATGCTATTTACGTTGTCGGCCATCCATCAGGTCTTCCTACGAAGGTGGCCGACGGAGCACAAGTGCGCGCTCAACAAGGAGCTTTCTTCACTTCGAATCTGGATACTTACGGTGGAAATTCAGGATCTGCGGTGTTCAACGCAAGAACGAATGAAGTGGTAGGTATTCTTGTTCGCGGAGCTCAGGATTTCACTTATGACAGAACGAAACAATGCACGGTTTCTAATAAGTGTACAGAGGCCGGTTGCCGTGGTGAGGACGTTACGAATATTTCCTACATCGTGAATGCCTTGAAAAAATAA
- a CDS encoding SufE family protein has translation MNIQERQQKVIQDFSALNQWEDRYKKIIEMGKALPEMPENLKTEENVVKGCQSQVWLSANLNEQGQIQLQGDSDALIVKGLVGLLLYVYSGASPSEILSTPPEFLKALGFEGNLSPSRANGLHSMLKQIKLYATAFDYLLKTKK, from the coding sequence ATGAACATCCAGGAAAGACAGCAAAAAGTAATTCAAGATTTTTCCGCTTTGAATCAGTGGGAGGATCGCTATAAAAAAATTATTGAAATGGGTAAAGCCCTTCCGGAAATGCCGGAAAATTTGAAAACCGAAGAAAACGTCGTCAAAGGTTGCCAGTCACAAGTCTGGTTGTCTGCAAATTTAAATGAGCAGGGTCAAATACAGCTTCAAGGTGATAGCGATGCTTTGATTGTGAAAGGTTTGGTTGGACTTTTGTTGTATGTTTATTCCGGAGCAAGTCCCAGCGAGATTTTATCGACACCTCCCGAGTTTTTGAAAGCTTTGGGCTTCGAAGGAAACCTTTCTCCTAGCCGCGCCAATGGTCTGCATTCGATGTTGAAACAAATCAAACTCTACGCGACCGCCTTCGATTATCTTCTGAAGACTAAAAAATAA
- a CDS encoding App1 family protein yields the protein MVKYFIALFILVFSQLLSAQTLFVSDVDDTIKLAHVKDFSSAARYAFDDKSRFLGMNALYQAIAKENSDIQFVYLSKAPEWLMARTHRNFLKNGSFPAGTYIGKSEYDSDVHKITHLRRLMEEYRPRKVILIGDNGEQDADIYAQLAQEYANQGIEFHQFIRIVYNDTPRVEWSAILHQGQTGFVTPLEISFELEKERILSYSAVETLVKSLVPEFLQARSYADEGDVAFPYFVNCQTFVWRWDDSLQRFDTMKFLKQRLVDRCRLKM from the coding sequence ATGGTGAAGTATTTTATCGCGCTTTTTATTCTTGTTTTTTCCCAGCTGCTATCGGCGCAGACGCTTTTTGTGAGTGATGTTGATGACACAATCAAGCTGGCGCACGTAAAGGATTTTAGTTCGGCGGCCCGTTATGCCTTTGATGATAAAAGCCGTTTTCTGGGAATGAACGCTCTTTATCAAGCCATCGCCAAAGAAAACTCAGACATTCAGTTTGTTTATTTATCCAAAGCTCCCGAATGGCTGATGGCGCGCACGCACCGAAACTTTCTTAAAAACGGAAGTTTCCCAGCGGGAACGTATATTGGCAAAAGTGAATATGATAGCGATGTTCATAAAATCACGCATCTGCGCCGCCTTATGGAAGAATATCGTCCCCGCAAAGTCATTCTTATCGGCGACAATGGCGAGCAAGATGCGGATATTTACGCGCAGTTGGCACAGGAATACGCCAACCAAGGGATTGAATTCCATCAGTTCATCCGTATTGTTTATAACGACACTCCTCGGGTCGAATGGAGCGCGATTCTGCATCAGGGACAGACGGGTTTTGTAACTCCTTTAGAAATTTCTTTTGAACTGGAAAAAGAGCGTATCTTGAGTTATTCCGCTGTGGAAACTTTGGTGAAGTCTCTGGTGCCTGAATTTTTGCAGGCGCGCAGTTATGCTGATGAAGGCGATGTGGCTTTTCCTTATTTCGTGAATTGCCAAACCTTCGTATGGCGGTGGGACGACAGTCTGCAAAGGTTTGATACAATGAAATTTTTAAAACAAAGACTGGTCGATCGCTGTCGCCTGAAAATGTAA
- a CDS encoding HD domain-containing protein: MATRSFLSSVQWEQAQEVLTPPLMTPDGDFRQVFCFSAENFSGWLSARLEELFKSSPEWEECHPIILGSWARGELCPKSDIDVLFCGAEEKVKLFVDKANEQGLKLRYRMPHNPEDWTENVEAFDILALLKARPWTPEGAQKLFEQQKRIWSKKNYHRRILLKAVKEERKNRARRFDSITNYLEPNIKFGPGGLRDLEQGLQIYELFAEKFTHPGHALNVLHYYRNYFLSLRQKLHLEGHGDILSNAVQFDLGKWMGFKTHKDFMRDLQRGLSRVHFYSDWIVEVAQASAKDLKKLEQLEFKKFEDLSAALHKNPSVLVQKKVRENLDLLLPDNKVKSLAKRRGVELERLLDINASDEFLVSVFRSRLIDKLVPEMRRLVGYVQHDQYHRFTADSHIMQACREVKRIFKKPSQLGPLKFLQSKLNKEDWRILSWSCLYHDLAKGLESGEHHSDLGVIIVEKDFKSYRFSKTFTDEVKWMVKNHLEISQAAFRKNPKDPKVWQELREKGVDGARLYRLALFTAIDIRATNPEAWNEWKAKLLRDLVFSLESKKARDYFEFQTLRLRKKLQLSPEIIEELGPVLLDSLALGDLVNDLKKAEHSTTSLAPLVYKSRKGEVWIRFHEKEDRTGLLSDYVGQLYSLGLGIRHASIHTLAKVGVYDWFQVSTTRHLSQLAKILENTKMQSKAIPSVKFDSIQLISSDDKEWVISFKGPDQAGLLASAAKSLSELGMSIKSARVHTWGRQVDDIFFVKALEGEPQELIANLRQKYQI; this comes from the coding sequence ATGGCGACAAGATCTTTTCTGTCTTCAGTCCAATGGGAGCAAGCTCAGGAAGTTTTAACTCCCCCTTTAATGACACCTGACGGAGATTTTCGTCAGGTGTTTTGTTTTTCTGCCGAGAATTTTTCCGGCTGGCTGTCCGCGCGTTTGGAAGAATTGTTTAAAAGTTCTCCGGAATGGGAAGAATGCCACCCCATTATTCTGGGCTCGTGGGCGCGGGGCGAGCTGTGCCCGAAATCAGATATCGACGTTCTTTTCTGTGGAGCGGAAGAAAAAGTAAAATTGTTCGTGGATAAAGCCAACGAGCAAGGCTTAAAACTTCGCTATCGTATGCCGCACAATCCAGAAGACTGGACGGAAAACGTAGAAGCCTTTGATATTCTGGCTCTGTTAAAGGCGCGCCCTTGGACGCCCGAAGGGGCTCAGAAACTGTTTGAACAGCAAAAGAGAATCTGGTCAAAAAAGAATTATCATCGGCGCATTCTATTAAAGGCGGTCAAAGAAGAAAGAAAAAATCGCGCGCGCCGCTTCGATTCCATTACTAATTATCTTGAGCCGAATATCAAATTCGGACCCGGAGGTCTTCGCGATCTTGAGCAAGGGTTGCAGATTTACGAGCTGTTTGCGGAAAAATTCACGCATCCCGGGCACGCGCTCAATGTGCTTCATTATTATCGGAATTATTTTTTAAGCCTTCGTCAGAAGCTGCACCTGGAAGGTCATGGCGACATTCTTTCCAATGCCGTGCAATTTGATCTTGGCAAGTGGATGGGATTTAAAACCCACAAAGACTTCATGCGCGATCTGCAACGGGGGCTTTCGCGAGTGCATTTTTATTCAGACTGGATCGTGGAAGTGGCGCAAGCTTCCGCGAAGGATTTGAAGAAATTAGAGCAGCTGGAATTTAAGAAGTTTGAAGATCTCTCAGCGGCGTTACATAAGAATCCCAGTGTTTTAGTTCAGAAAAAAGTGCGAGAGAATTTAGACCTTCTTTTGCCCGACAATAAAGTAAAATCCTTGGCAAAACGACGAGGGGTTGAGCTGGAAAGATTGTTGGATATTAACGCCTCTGACGAATTTTTGGTGAGTGTGTTTCGTTCACGTCTGATCGACAAGCTGGTTCCCGAAATGCGACGTCTGGTGGGGTATGTTCAACACGATCAATACCATCGTTTCACGGCGGATTCGCACATCATGCAGGCGTGTCGTGAAGTAAAAAGAATTTTTAAAAAACCTTCTCAACTGGGACCTTTAAAATTCCTGCAAAGCAAACTCAACAAAGAGGATTGGCGCATTCTTTCCTGGAGCTGTCTTTATCATGACCTCGCCAAGGGGCTTGAAAGCGGCGAGCACCATTCTGACTTGGGTGTGATCATTGTTGAAAAAGATTTTAAGTCCTACAGATTCTCAAAAACATTCACCGACGAAGTGAAATGGATGGTGAAAAATCATCTAGAGATTTCACAGGCGGCCTTTCGGAAGAATCCTAAAGATCCGAAAGTCTGGCAGGAGTTGCGGGAAAAAGGTGTCGACGGAGCCCGGCTGTATCGACTGGCTTTATTCACGGCGATCGACATCCGCGCGACCAACCCGGAGGCCTGGAACGAGTGGAAAGCCAAACTCTTACGTGACCTGGTGTTCAGCCTTGAATCGAAAAAGGCCCGGGACTATTTCGAATTTCAGACTTTGCGTCTGCGTAAAAAATTGCAGCTTTCTCCTGAAATCATTGAAGAGTTGGGTCCTGTTTTATTAGACAGTCTGGCTTTGGGTGATTTGGTGAATGATCTAAAAAAGGCGGAGCACTCGACAACCTCGCTGGCGCCCCTGGTTTATAAAAGCCGCAAAGGGGAAGTGTGGATTCGCTTTCATGAAAAAGAAGATCGTACGGGCCTTTTAAGCGATTATGTGGGGCAATTGTATTCCCTCGGGCTGGGGATTCGTCATGCTTCCATTCATACGTTGGCGAAGGTCGGGGTTTACGACTGGTTTCAAGTCTCGACAACCCGCCATCTTTCCCAGCTCGCCAAAATTTTGGAAAACACGAAGATGCAGTCTAAGGCCATTCCTTCCGTGAAATTTGATTCCATTCAGTTGATCAGTTCAGATGACAAAGAGTGGGTGATTAGTTTTAAGGGGCCGGATCAGGCGGGGCTTCTGGCTTCAGCGGCAAAATCTTTGAGTGAGTTAGGGATGAGTATTAAGTCGGCTCGTGTCCACACCTGGGGACGCCAGGTTGATGATATCTTTTTTGTGAAAGCCTTGGAAGGTGAGCCTCAAGAGCTGATTGCGAACTTGAGGCAGAAATACCAGATTTAG
- the mutS gene encoding DNA mismatch repair protein MutS: MKQFWDIKSVHQDKILLFRMGDFFEMFFDDAVKAAPVLGIALTQRNKKSADETPMCGVPHHSIAGPINKLLAAGFKVAICDQLEDPKLAKGIVKRGVTRVLTPGMVYDSDTLDGTKPHYLVSLDKDSISFLDTTTGEAFFFRSQKTTELLRFLQILPVAEIVIAKEDESLLTGVEGILISIHEDVADPLQALLKNEAPFSAARLVSYVTQLSGEESLKTLSPFIERDLEHRLEISGTVLRHLEVFSTYKGEGLGSLFHAINRTQTSAGSRLLRQWLSFPLRDTKAIEQRLASVEFWRSHVLELKRVRQILGQMGDIERRLGKISQPQCNGRDLLALAGSVHAGVSALEVLVHASGGTANFEPLRQLAYKIERTLVEDPPLATKQGYLIRQGVSAELDELIELSTHSQALVARMEAEEKEKTGISSLKIRYNNVFGYYIEITNTHKDKAPAHYQRKQTLTNAERYCTDELVELERKVLSANTKRADLEFEFFEALRKEILAQCPALLTLAHECSEVDVVSGLAWLSLEEKYVRPQFTTEGSLKLKASRHPVVEQTVKKNFVANDIELRPHSCLLLTGPNMAGKSTLMRQVALIAIMAQMGSFVPADEAHLPVFDAIFTRIGASDQLSEGLSTFMVEMTETSAMLKNATQDSLVILDEVGRGTSTFDGMCLAQSILEHLLSETKALTFFATHYHELTSLDQSFGQITNAHMTVAERNGEIRFLHTLVKGPALKSYGVQVAELAGLPASVTKRAKGLLRDIESKRVQASSQLSLLDQLHVETPAMDMDPITTFVLPEEIKSLMAEVEKYPLMQMSPLDAMNQIAKWKEIVARNGQEV; the protein is encoded by the coding sequence ATGAAACAGTTCTGGGACATCAAGTCCGTCCATCAAGACAAAATTCTTCTTTTCCGCATGGGGGACTTTTTTGAAATGTTCTTCGACGATGCGGTGAAGGCAGCTCCGGTCTTGGGAATTGCGCTGACACAAAGAAATAAAAAATCGGCAGATGAAACACCCATGTGTGGCGTGCCTCATCATTCGATTGCGGGCCCCATTAATAAACTTTTGGCGGCGGGCTTTAAAGTGGCGATCTGTGATCAGTTGGAAGATCCCAAGCTTGCAAAAGGAATTGTTAAACGAGGTGTGACGCGTGTCCTGACGCCGGGAATGGTGTATGACTCTGACACTCTGGATGGAACAAAGCCGCATTATTTGGTGAGTTTAGACAAGGACTCCATCAGCTTTTTGGATACGACCACAGGCGAAGCGTTCTTTTTCCGTTCACAAAAAACGACAGAGCTTCTTCGCTTCCTGCAGATTCTTCCTGTGGCTGAAATTGTCATTGCCAAAGAGGACGAATCCTTATTGACGGGCGTGGAAGGAATTTTAATCAGCATCCATGAGGATGTGGCGGATCCCCTTCAGGCCCTTTTGAAAAATGAAGCGCCTTTTTCCGCGGCTCGCCTGGTGTCCTATGTGACTCAGTTGTCGGGCGAAGAGTCTTTAAAAACGCTTTCGCCTTTTATCGAGAGAGATCTTGAACATCGTCTGGAAATTTCCGGCACAGTCCTTAGACACCTTGAGGTTTTTTCGACCTATAAAGGTGAAGGCCTGGGGAGTTTGTTTCATGCGATCAATCGCACACAAACTTCGGCAGGCAGTCGTCTTTTGCGCCAATGGCTCAGTTTTCCTTTGCGCGATACGAAAGCCATTGAGCAGCGTCTGGCGTCCGTGGAGTTCTGGCGCAGTCACGTGCTTGAATTAAAACGCGTTCGTCAGATCCTGGGGCAAATGGGTGATATCGAAAGACGTCTGGGAAAAATTTCTCAACCTCAATGCAACGGACGTGATCTTTTGGCTTTGGCTGGCAGTGTTCATGCGGGTGTGAGTGCTTTGGAAGTGTTGGTACATGCTTCGGGCGGGACGGCGAATTTTGAGCCTTTACGACAGTTGGCTTACAAAATCGAACGCACCTTGGTTGAAGATCCTCCTTTAGCAACAAAACAAGGTTATTTAATCCGTCAGGGTGTATCGGCCGAGCTGGATGAACTTATCGAACTTTCCACGCATTCGCAGGCCTTAGTGGCGCGCATGGAAGCAGAAGAAAAAGAAAAGACAGGAATTTCGAGTCTTAAGATTCGCTATAACAATGTCTTTGGTTATTACATTGAAATCACCAATACTCACAAAGACAAGGCGCCGGCGCACTATCAAAGAAAACAGACTCTGACCAATGCGGAACGCTATTGCACGGACGAGTTGGTGGAGCTGGAAAGAAAAGTTCTAAGTGCCAACACCAAGCGTGCGGATCTGGAGTTTGAATTTTTTGAAGCTCTTCGCAAAGAAATTCTGGCTCAGTGTCCGGCTCTATTGACATTAGCCCACGAGTGCAGCGAGGTGGACGTTGTGTCGGGTCTTGCGTGGTTGAGCCTTGAAGAAAAGTATGTCCGTCCGCAGTTTACCACGGAGGGCTCTTTGAAACTCAAGGCTAGTCGTCACCCCGTGGTGGAACAGACTGTGAAAAAGAACTTTGTCGCTAACGACATCGAGTTGCGCCCGCATTCTTGCTTGTTGCTGACCGGGCCCAACATGGCCGGTAAGTCGACGTTAATGAGACAGGTCGCCTTGATCGCGATCATGGCGCAAATGGGTTCTTTTGTTCCGGCGGATGAAGCCCATCTTCCCGTTTTTGATGCGATCTTCACACGTATCGGTGCGAGCGATCAGTTGTCAGAAGGTCTTTCTACGTTCATGGTTGAAATGACAGAAACTTCTGCGATGTTAAAAAATGCGACACAAGATTCTTTGGTTATTCTGGATGAAGTGGGACGCGGAACCAGCACTTTCGATGGCATGTGTTTGGCGCAGTCTATTTTGGAACATCTTTTAAGTGAAACCAAAGCTTTAACTTTCTTTGCCACTCACTATCATGAACTCACATCTTTGGATCAAAGCTTTGGACAGATCACCAATGCGCATATGACTGTGGCAGAAAGAAACGGAGAGATCCGCTTCCTTCACACACTGGTTAAAGGTCCCGCATTGAAATCCTACGGTGTTCAGGTGGCAGAGCTTGCTGGTTTGCCCGCGTCCGTCACGAAAAGAGCCAAAGGCCTTTTGCGCGACATTGAATCCAAGCGGGTTCAGGCGTCAAGTCAGCTCTCTCTTTTGGATCAACTGCATGTCGAGACCCCCGCTATGGATATGGACCCCATCACAACCTTTGTTTTGCCTGAAGAAATTAAAAGTCTGATGGCCGAGGTTGAAAAATACCCGTTGATGCAAATGAGTCCTTTGGACGCCATGAACCAGATTGCGAAATGGAAAGAAATCGTGGCTCGCAACGGACAGGAAGTTTAG
- the mpl gene encoding UDP-N-acetylmuramate:L-alanyl-gamma-D-glutamyl-meso-diaminopimelate ligase, whose product MAPELEYEMNLKPGSHIHLMGICGTAMASLAGLLKDRGFKITGSDLNPYPPMSTQLESLGISIMKGYKAENLHPQPDFVIVGNVISASNEEAQELMKLNIPYTSLPKAMGEFIIGDRESVVISGTHGKTTTTSMMSWVAENAGVKPGFLIGGIPKNFSQSFKNPEGNFFVIEGDEYDTAFFDKVPKFVHYRPKHVILTSVEFDHADIYKDLQAVKDSFARLLTLIPENGTLLACAEDANVMELRHLAKCKNSFTYGFGPEADFRAKVLFHNEKGIGFEVHHKGEILGPYAMQITGDYNILNATAVVAMSVCLGFSENRIQIALESFEGVKRRQEILGEPGGILVIEDFAHHPTAVRETVKGIQKKYPNRKVFSVFEPRSATSRRKVFQKDYVEAFKGSHEVLLAKAFDQSKIDEENRFSSHELIEDLRKSGVTAADFESADQIVQALHERAKKGDVILIMSNGGFDGIYGKLMKALS is encoded by the coding sequence GTGGCGCCGGAACTGGAGTACGAAATGAATTTAAAACCTGGAAGTCACATTCATTTGATGGGAATCTGCGGAACGGCCATGGCGTCTTTGGCGGGCCTTCTTAAGGATCGTGGTTTTAAAATTACCGGAAGTGATTTGAATCCCTATCCGCCGATGTCAACTCAATTGGAAAGCCTGGGCATTTCGATAATGAAAGGTTATAAAGCCGAGAATCTTCATCCTCAGCCGGATTTTGTGATTGTCGGGAATGTTATTTCCGCCAGCAACGAAGAAGCGCAAGAGCTGATGAAGCTGAATATTCCCTACACCTCTTTGCCTAAGGCTATGGGTGAATTTATTATTGGTGATCGCGAGAGTGTGGTGATTTCGGGCACACATGGAAAAACAACGACCACTTCGATGATGTCGTGGGTGGCGGAAAATGCGGGCGTGAAACCAGGTTTTTTGATCGGCGGAATTCCCAAAAATTTTTCTCAATCCTTTAAAAATCCCGAAGGCAATTTTTTTGTTATCGAAGGTGACGAGTACGATACAGCGTTCTTTGATAAAGTTCCCAAGTTTGTCCACTATCGGCCAAAACATGTGATTCTGACTTCTGTCGAGTTTGATCACGCGGATATCTACAAAGATCTGCAAGCGGTCAAAGATTCTTTTGCGCGTTTGCTGACTTTGATTCCTGAAAACGGGACTCTTTTGGCCTGCGCTGAAGATGCCAATGTGATGGAACTTCGCCACCTGGCTAAATGCAAAAACTCTTTCACCTATGGTTTCGGCCCCGAGGCGGATTTCCGTGCGAAGGTGTTATTTCATAACGAAAAAGGAATCGGCTTTGAGGTTCATCACAAAGGCGAGATCTTGGGGCCTTATGCGATGCAGATTACGGGGGACTATAACATCCTCAATGCGACCGCGGTCGTGGCGATGTCCGTCTGTCTGGGTTTTTCTGAAAACCGCATTCAGATCGCTCTGGAGTCCTTTGAAGGCGTGAAACGTCGTCAGGAAATTCTGGGTGAGCCTGGTGGTATTTTGGTTATCGAGGATTTTGCCCATCATCCAACGGCTGTGCGCGAGACCGTAAAAGGGATTCAAAAAAAATATCCGAATCGCAAAGTGTTTTCAGTCTTTGAACCGCGAAGTGCAACGTCACGTCGCAAAGTCTTTCAGAAAGATTATGTGGAAGCCTTTAAAGGTTCCCACGAAGTGCTGTTGGCAAAAGCTTTTGATCAATCCAAGATTGATGAAGAAAACCGTTTTTCTTCCCACGAGTTGATCGAAGATTTGCGCAAATCCGGCGTCACAGCCGCGGACTTTGAAAGTGCGGATCAGATCGTTCAGGCTTTGCATGAGCGGGCCAAAAAAGGCGATGTTATCCTTATCATGAGTAATGGCGGCTTTGATGGTATTTACGGCAAATTGATGAAAGCATTAAGCTAG